In Anguilla rostrata isolate EN2019 chromosome 1, ASM1855537v3, whole genome shotgun sequence, a genomic segment contains:
- the LOC135253297 gene encoding serine/threonine-protein phosphatase 4 regulatory subunit 3-like, whose protein sequence is MGILPALEVILGMDDVQVRSAATDIFSYLVEYNPSMVREFVMQESQQNDDDILLINLIIEHMTATPTRSWAGRAADGPAADAGGPGEHACHRHLKDSEEKEVLAKPTLTGRQSPSFKLSFSSAPKPSLTGPPPTSHLPGSPGSLSIGARTSPPTTAITTKSGLVGLVDYPDDDEEDEDDMENQEEILPLSKKAKLSS, encoded by the exons ATGGGCATCCTTCCAGCACTTGAAGTAATTTTG GGAATGGATGATGTCCAGGTGCGCAGTGCTGCTACCGACATCTTCTCCTATCTGGTGGAGTACAACCCCTCCATGGTGCGGGAGTTTGTGATGCAGGAGTCCCAGCAGAACGACGAT GACATCCTCCTCATCAACCTGATCATCGAGCACATGACTGCGACACCGACCCGGAGCTGGGCGGGCCGTGCAGCTGATGGGCCTGCTGCGGACGCTGGTGGACCCGGAGAACATGCTTGCCACCGCCACC TGAAAGACTCTGAGGAGAAGGAGGTGTTGGCCAAGCCTACCCTGACGGGTCGCCAGAGCCCCAGCTTCAAGCTGTCCTTCTCCAGCGCCCCCAAACCCAGCCTCACCGGTCCGCCCCCCACCAGCCACCTCCCAGGGTCGCCCGGGTCACTGAGCATCGGGGCCAGGACCTCCCCACCAACGACAGCCATCACCACCAAG AGCGGCCTGGTGGGCCTTGTCGATTACCCAGATGACGACGAGGAGGATGAAGACGATATGGAGAACCAGGAAGAGATTCTGCCCTTGTCCAAAAAGGCGAAGCTTAGCTCTTAA